One genomic window of Psychrobacillus sp. INOP01 includes the following:
- a CDS encoding GH1 family beta-glucosidase, which yields MAIIQFPKDFRWGAATASYQIEGATNEDGRGVSIWDTFSKTPGKVHNGDTGDVACDSYHRYGEDVELIHDLGASVYRFSVAWPRIFPNGTGEVNQKGVDYYHKLVDLMLGKGIEPICTLYHWDLPQALQDKGGWDNRETIEAFVQYADFMFKEFNGKIKKWITINEPWCSSFLSNYIGEHAPGNQNLQLATDVGHHLLVAHGRAVKCFRESDVEGEIGYAPNVTWFEPYSTKEQDIEACNRGNAWNLEWFFDPVFKGSYPDFMLEWFKGKGATPTILEGDLEIISQPIDFLGLNYYTGNVGRYKENEELFDLESIDMGYDKTDIDWFIYPEGFYKVLVKIKDLYGSVPIYITENGACYNDEPVNGEVADHKRIDYLKTHLTALKRSMDSGVNVKGFLYWSLLDNFEWALGYSMRFGIVHVDYETLVRTKKDSYHWFRETIKNGEFKL from the coding sequence ATGGCGATTATACAGTTTCCAAAGGATTTTAGATGGGGAGCAGCAACTGCATCCTATCAAATTGAAGGTGCAACAAACGAAGATGGCAGAGGGGTCTCAATATGGGATACCTTTTCTAAAACTCCAGGGAAGGTACATAATGGAGATACCGGCGACGTAGCTTGCGATAGCTACCACCGGTATGGAGAGGATGTAGAGCTAATACATGACTTAGGAGCTAGTGTATATCGCTTTTCTGTTGCATGGCCAAGGATTTTCCCAAATGGTACAGGAGAAGTGAACCAAAAAGGAGTCGACTATTATCATAAATTAGTAGACTTAATGCTAGGAAAAGGCATCGAACCAATTTGTACGTTGTATCATTGGGATCTCCCGCAGGCGTTACAGGACAAAGGTGGCTGGGATAATCGGGAAACAATTGAAGCGTTCGTTCAATATGCGGACTTTATGTTTAAGGAATTCAACGGAAAGATTAAAAAGTGGATAACTATTAACGAGCCTTGGTGCTCATCTTTCCTATCTAATTATATTGGGGAGCATGCACCGGGAAATCAGAATCTCCAACTTGCGACTGATGTAGGGCATCATTTATTGGTAGCACATGGTCGTGCGGTGAAATGTTTTAGAGAAAGTGACGTGGAGGGTGAAATTGGATATGCTCCTAATGTTACTTGGTTTGAACCATACAGTACGAAAGAGCAGGATATTGAAGCGTGCAATCGAGGAAACGCTTGGAATTTAGAATGGTTTTTTGATCCAGTTTTTAAAGGGAGCTATCCTGATTTCATGTTGGAATGGTTTAAAGGAAAAGGTGCTACTCCAACCATTTTAGAGGGGGATCTGGAAATAATTTCGCAACCAATCGATTTTCTCGGGTTAAATTATTACACGGGTAATGTAGGACGCTATAAAGAAAATGAAGAGTTATTCGATTTAGAGAGTATCGATATGGGATATGACAAAACAGATATAGACTGGTTTATCTATCCGGAAGGTTTTTATAAAGTTCTTGTCAAAATTAAAGACCTTTACGGCAGTGTGCCAATTTATATTACAGAAAATGGTGCCTGCTATAATGATGAACCAGTTAATGGTGAAGTTGCTGATCATAAAAGAATTGATTACTTAAAAACTCACTTGACGGCTTTAAAGCGAAGTATGGATTCTGGTGTTAATGTAAAAGGGTTCTTATACTGGTCGCTACTTGATAATTTTGAATGGGCTTTGGGGTATAGTATGCGTTTTGGAATTGTGCATGTGGATTATGAGACATTGGTAAGAACTAAAAAGGATAGCTACCATTGGTTCCGTGAAACAATTAAAAATGGTGAATTTAAATTATAA
- a CDS encoding LacI family DNA-binding transcriptional regulator has translation MTLTIRDIAQMAGVSRGTVSKVINNYNGVSEETKRKVLEVIKKTGYQPTFSAKSLATKKSSLIGLIYAGKINVEFNHPFFNEVISSFQKTLGAMGYDIIIFSNEMFDKENVDYLARSRHFRLDGCLIIAGEEVEEAVSELDKSDIPCLGIDIELTGQNSSYVMTDNYKVSQLAVEYLYLNSIRDVGYIAGKKSSDISNQRLEGFLQTMSQFGIAAQTRWIKHGNFFESSGYEAMEEILQGDSLPKAVIAASDMMALGAMRAIKDYGLRIPQDIQVIGCDDVEACRYMEPALTTIKQDKQKIGRLAAIKLNDLINGVTGLRPSLVDPELVVRNSSGVVEETTKKR, from the coding sequence ATGACTTTAACTATACGAGATATTGCTCAAATGGCGGGTGTCTCAAGAGGCACTGTCTCTAAGGTGATCAACAACTATAATGGTGTAAGTGAAGAAACAAAGCGTAAAGTACTAGAAGTTATCAAAAAAACTGGGTATCAACCTACTTTTTCCGCTAAGTCACTTGCGACGAAGAAATCCAGTCTAATCGGACTCATTTATGCAGGGAAGATAAATGTAGAGTTTAACCATCCCTTTTTCAATGAAGTTATTTCATCGTTCCAAAAAACACTTGGTGCCATGGGGTATGATATTATCATTTTCTCCAATGAGATGTTTGATAAGGAAAATGTAGACTATCTTGCAAGGTCAAGACATTTTCGTTTAGATGGTTGCTTAATAATTGCTGGGGAAGAAGTAGAAGAAGCCGTGTCGGAGTTGGATAAGAGTGACATCCCTTGCCTTGGGATTGACATTGAGCTGACTGGACAGAATTCTAGCTACGTTATGACGGATAACTATAAAGTATCGCAGCTTGCTGTGGAATACTTGTATTTAAACTCTATCAGAGATGTTGGATATATTGCAGGGAAGAAAAGTTCTGATATATCGAACCAACGACTAGAGGGATTTCTGCAGACGATGAGTCAATTTGGTATTGCCGCACAAACGCGATGGATAAAACATGGAAACTTTTTTGAATCTAGTGGATACGAAGCTATGGAAGAAATTCTTCAGGGAGATTCTTTGCCAAAAGCAGTAATAGCTGCTTCCGATATGATGGCGCTAGGTGCTATGAGGGCTATAAAGGACTATGGACTTCGAATTCCGCAAGATATTCAAGTGATAGGCTGTGATGATGTAGAGGCTTGTCGTTATATGGAGCCTGCTCTCACTACTATTAAACAAGATAAGCAGAAAATTGGAAGATTGGCAGCCATAAAGCTAAACGATTTGATAAATGGAGTAACTGGTTTAAGACCGTCACTCGTAGATCCAGAGTTGGTAGTAAGGAATTCTTCGGGTGTTGTAGAGGAAACGACCAAGAAACGATAA
- a CDS encoding carbohydrate ABC transporter permease, whose translation MKSDVGTKKWGIGRIGMYLFLTVISLFSLFPFYWMFVMSTSHSSAYNSIPPAMVPGDQLQENFRKVLDMIPFFQSMFNTLIVCLTVTIVVLFISSLAGFAFSKLKFPGKNILFFAILFTIIIPPQLGLIPQYLLVAKAGILDHLFAAMILFFLNPLGIFLMRQYVSESVPDELIEAARLDGCSIFRIYRSIVLPIILPAFATLGIIVFTSVWGEFLWQFTVLRDPESYTIQVALASLNNTFKVDFGMLLSGVFWATIPLLIVFLLFNKLFISSIAEGSVK comes from the coding sequence ATGAAAAGTGATGTTGGTACTAAAAAGTGGGGCATTGGTCGTATTGGAATGTACTTGTTTTTAACAGTAATATCGCTCTTTTCGTTATTCCCTTTTTACTGGATGTTTGTTATGTCAACGAGTCATAGTTCTGCATATAATTCGATACCTCCAGCGATGGTTCCAGGTGATCAGTTGCAGGAGAATTTTCGAAAAGTATTGGATATGATTCCATTTTTCCAATCGATGTTTAATACATTAATCGTCTGTCTTACGGTAACGATTGTCGTATTATTTATAAGTTCATTAGCTGGATTTGCATTTTCTAAGCTAAAATTTCCTGGGAAGAATATTCTTTTCTTCGCAATACTATTTACTATTATTATTCCGCCTCAACTTGGATTAATTCCGCAGTATTTGTTGGTTGCGAAAGCTGGAATATTGGACCATTTGTTTGCAGCGATGATCTTGTTTTTCCTAAATCCTTTAGGGATATTTTTGATGAGGCAATATGTGAGTGAATCGGTACCAGATGAATTGATAGAAGCGGCAAGATTGGATGGTTGTTCAATTTTTAGGATATATCGTAGCATTGTACTTCCTATCATTTTACCGGCTTTTGCTACACTAGGTATTATTGTGTTCACTTCCGTTTGGGGAGAATTCTTATGGCAGTTTACGGTGCTTCGAGATCCTGAATCCTATACAATTCAAGTTGCTTTAGCATCATTGAACAATACATTTAAAGTGGATTTCGGTATGTTGTTATCAGGTGTATTCTGGGCGACGATTCCATTGCTTATAGTGTTCTTGTTGTTCAATAAACTTTTTATATCGAGTATTGCCGAGGGATCGGTAAAATAA
- a CDS encoding carbohydrate ABC transporter permease — protein sequence MVSLDEKQQKGRRKGFSSQEMKEMLSGYLYISPFFIIFAIIGLYPAIFSLILAFQKWNGMGEMEFVGLNNFQVILSDPLFWKSVYNTIILGLMGTAPQLVIGLVLAFLLNLSYLRFKAFFRITIFMPYITSMVAVALVFSVFFSNNETALVNYIIGLFGFDPVSWKTSEWGAKIAISTMVFWRWLGYNTIIYLAGMQSIPNELYEASRIDGASIFQQLRYITIPLLKPFILLTVFFSTVGAMQLFTEPTVFLGNTAFARDEAMTVVMYLYRDAFRLSSFGTASASAIVLLLFIVVASAFNMMLTKSLGKDGGKRV from the coding sequence ATGGTTTCTTTAGATGAAAAACAACAAAAGGGTCGAAGAAAAGGTTTTTCATCCCAAGAGATGAAGGAGATGCTTTCGGGGTATTTATATATATCACCTTTTTTTATCATATTTGCGATTATTGGCCTCTATCCGGCTATTTTTAGTTTAATCCTAGCTTTTCAAAAATGGAATGGTATGGGTGAAATGGAGTTTGTCGGGTTAAATAATTTTCAAGTAATACTAAGTGATCCGTTATTTTGGAAATCTGTTTATAATACAATCATTCTTGGACTGATGGGTACTGCACCTCAGCTTGTTATTGGGTTAGTTCTCGCGTTTTTATTGAATTTGTCTTATTTACGTTTTAAAGCTTTTTTCCGGATAACTATTTTTATGCCCTATATTACGTCAATGGTAGCTGTTGCTTTAGTATTTAGCGTATTTTTTAGTAACAATGAAACAGCATTAGTGAATTATATTATTGGATTGTTTGGCTTTGATCCAGTGAGCTGGAAGACCTCTGAATGGGGAGCGAAGATTGCAATTTCTACAATGGTTTTTTGGCGCTGGCTTGGCTATAATACGATCATTTATTTAGCAGGCATGCAAAGCATTCCAAACGAATTGTATGAAGCATCTAGAATAGATGGAGCTAGCATATTCCAGCAACTTCGATATATCACGATTCCATTATTGAAGCCATTTATTTTATTGACAGTATTCTTTTCGACAGTTGGAGCGATGCAATTGTTTACGGAGCCGACTGTATTTCTAGGTAATACTGCTTTTGCAAGGGATGAAGCGATGACCGTTGTTATGTATTTATATCGTGATGCGTTTAGGTTATCTTCCTTCGGGACAGCATCTGCATCTGCTATAGTTCTGTTGTTATTCATAGTAGTTGCCTCAGCTTTTAATATGATGCTCACTAAAAGCCTCGGTAAGGATGGGGGGAAACGTGTATGA
- a CDS encoding ABC transporter substrate-binding protein, producing the protein MKLKKLLIASLSILFVFIIAACSSDTSSDDSGETGDDGEKITLNFWLFGATGYEELAKEYEKQNENIKIKIKTSETADHHNNLFTALSAGSGAPDIAALELDQLDRFRDAQDRFVNLYDMGADEVKGEYLDWKWEIAENDDGEFLMGLPTDIGPKGLYYRLDIFEEAGLPTTPEEVSALIATPEDFKEAALQIKEKTGKPMVASMEMMYRAQLDALEESYFDKEGNLLIEESGNGVKEAYDLAIDMNELGLVGNYAMWSAEWANGVDNGDFAVELGAAWFKGWMESNAPEAAGEFSIATLPTEYSGNWGGSYISIPKETEHAEEAYEFVKWLVSAENQLESFKSNGLFPSAPAVYDMAEFKEASDEYFGGQSTQTVFAQSAQKIGKVYKGKDYTSVHDEILAALVNSQAGADAEKEWTEAIKRIKTKLNR; encoded by the coding sequence ATGAAATTGAAAAAACTGCTAATAGCTTCACTGTCCATTTTGTTCGTGTTCATCATTGCAGCTTGCTCTTCTGATACGTCATCTGATGATTCAGGTGAAACTGGAGACGATGGAGAAAAAATCACTTTAAACTTTTGGTTGTTTGGTGCTACGGGGTATGAAGAGCTTGCAAAAGAGTATGAAAAACAGAATGAAAATATAAAAATAAAAATAAAGACTTCAGAAACGGCTGATCATCACAATAATTTATTTACAGCCCTTTCCGCCGGCAGTGGGGCACCGGATATAGCGGCACTTGAGCTTGACCAACTCGATCGTTTCCGTGATGCACAAGATCGTTTTGTCAATCTATATGATATGGGTGCGGATGAAGTGAAAGGTGAATACTTAGACTGGAAATGGGAAATTGCAGAGAATGATGACGGCGAGTTCTTGATGGGTCTTCCAACTGATATTGGTCCAAAGGGACTTTACTACAGATTAGATATATTTGAAGAAGCTGGCTTACCAACAACACCTGAAGAAGTTTCAGCTTTAATCGCAACTCCGGAAGACTTCAAGGAAGCTGCTTTACAAATAAAAGAAAAAACCGGCAAACCAATGGTTGCGAGCATGGAAATGATGTACCGTGCACAATTAGATGCGTTAGAGGAAAGTTATTTTGATAAAGAAGGCAATTTATTGATAGAAGAAAGTGGTAACGGCGTTAAAGAAGCGTATGATCTAGCGATAGATATGAACGAACTTGGTTTAGTCGGAAATTATGCAATGTGGTCTGCTGAATGGGCAAATGGAGTTGATAATGGCGACTTTGCTGTTGAATTAGGTGCTGCTTGGTTCAAAGGATGGATGGAGTCAAATGCACCCGAAGCTGCCGGAGAGTTTAGTATAGCTACATTACCTACGGAGTATAGCGGAAACTGGGGTGGTTCCTACATTTCTATCCCTAAAGAAACAGAACATGCAGAAGAAGCGTATGAGTTTGTAAAATGGTTGGTTTCAGCTGAAAATCAATTGGAATCATTTAAGAGCAATGGTCTTTTCCCTTCAGCCCCTGCTGTATATGATATGGCTGAGTTTAAAGAAGCAAGCGATGAGTATTTTGGTGGGCAGTCAACACAAACAGTATTTGCTCAATCTGCACAAAAAATCGGAAAGGTATATAAAGGAAAGGATTATACAAGCGTTCACGATGAAATTCTTGCTGCTTTAGTTAACTCACAAGCTGGAGCAGATGCAGAGAAAGAATGGACCGAAGCTATCAAACGTATTAAAACAAAGCTAAATCGCTAA
- a CDS encoding efflux RND transporter permease subunit, with translation MSLFTKWAFGNRAAVAVLTVLILVIGVVSYFRLPMEFLPTADNPQVTIISMGQGIDSKTMETEVTLPIERAVTGLNGKTTLYSTTGDGFSKVDLFYEAGYDMKQAKQDVQDALSSISLPTYISKPTISQLNTSMIPIVNIAVTFDEGLTEENKEFARNELQSMYQEVKGVSKVDVYGITNSIISISIDDEKLEENQISLQSILGILQGQNTSVTVGEKIIDGKTSNIKVIGNINSLDKLKDISVTSDVTLGDIATIEETKDSNFISRFNGMDSLDISITKDSHSNAVSISKEIEKVTNEINEKYDHQESVIYISSTDLVENSVHTMIKEVLLGALFATIVIMLFLRNIRSTFITIISIPLSLCFTLFLLSWSGVTLNILTLGGVAVAVGRLVDDSIVVIENIFRKMQSEKFSIQMIIDATKQVGVAITASTLTTVAVFLPMSLLNGGLQEFLLPFALTVTYSLLASLIVALTVVPLMSAGLLKNAKIPEHKPAVRFPKMVTWSLNHKWIIFLVSILLFVGSIGAYFIIPKGAVDSSSADYVSVTLSYPSDTPIERVKEKTIELESSILDMEEVQHVFAQVGSPPEAAQYGWVGSSTEASFSILLEDKKDTNFIAKEMEKQKDQYPGALFEVSTASFMMGGASTNITIDVVGEDISELEGVATAIKEKVQNLDGVEEVTTNQDEKKTVHSLIVDPSKGNTEQIAQQLAVLLNKTPIGTISVNDKQKTVFLEPLLDTVTPEELKDIPVMTNEGMVPISSVATLQSEERSTNQVHKDGDAYLRVTASVDPSKLSEIASAVNLEIFGDQKDKEGMDIPENVEVLIGGSSSQQAEDFADLFLIMLVSIGIVFLIMVITFKSIRAPIAILCSLPLAAIGAVLGILISRIPVDITALLGALMLIGIVVTNAIVLLDRVKQNEQKMILRDALVEAAATRMRPIFMTAIATICAMLPLLLKKAETGSLVSQSLAIVVIGGLAMATLLTLIVIPCIYELLYFRKSKKQRVAQAADQEASS, from the coding sequence ATGTCTTTATTTACAAAGTGGGCTTTTGGAAACAGGGCAGCTGTAGCTGTTTTAACTGTTTTAATACTAGTTATAGGGGTGGTCAGTTATTTTAGACTACCTATGGAATTTCTACCGACTGCGGATAATCCGCAAGTCACTATTATTTCCATGGGTCAGGGTATTGACTCTAAAACGATGGAAACAGAAGTAACCCTTCCTATCGAAAGAGCAGTCACTGGGCTGAATGGGAAAACAACCCTGTATTCTACAACGGGAGATGGGTTTTCGAAAGTAGATCTGTTCTACGAGGCAGGATATGATATGAAACAGGCAAAACAGGACGTACAAGATGCTTTAAGCAGTATATCTTTGCCTACCTATATATCCAAGCCAACTATTTCTCAGTTAAATACATCTATGATTCCAATTGTCAATATTGCGGTCACCTTCGATGAGGGGTTAACGGAGGAAAATAAAGAATTTGCACGTAATGAACTGCAATCAATGTACCAAGAAGTAAAAGGGGTTTCTAAAGTAGATGTCTATGGTATAACAAACTCCATCATTTCTATTAGTATAGATGATGAAAAGTTAGAAGAGAATCAAATTTCTCTTCAATCAATTTTAGGTATTCTTCAAGGTCAAAATACTTCTGTAACAGTCGGAGAAAAGATCATCGATGGGAAAACAAGTAACATTAAAGTAATCGGCAATATTAATAGTCTAGATAAGCTAAAAGACATATCAGTTACCTCCGATGTAACACTAGGTGATATTGCAACTATTGAAGAAACTAAGGATTCCAACTTCATAAGCCGTTTTAATGGCATGGATAGCTTGGATATTAGCATTACAAAAGATAGTCATTCTAATGCAGTGTCTATTAGCAAGGAGATTGAAAAAGTAACAAACGAAATCAACGAAAAGTATGACCACCAGGAGTCTGTAATTTATATTTCCTCTACCGATTTGGTGGAAAATTCTGTTCATACGATGATAAAAGAAGTTCTTCTTGGTGCATTATTTGCAACGATCGTTATTATGCTATTTTTACGAAATATACGCTCTACTTTTATAACAATCATTTCAATCCCTCTATCACTTTGCTTTACATTATTTTTGCTTTCATGGTCCGGTGTAACATTAAATATTTTAACACTAGGTGGCGTAGCCGTTGCAGTTGGGCGACTTGTGGATGACAGTATTGTAGTAATTGAAAATATTTTCCGCAAGATGCAATCAGAAAAATTCTCTATCCAAATGATTATTGACGCAACTAAGCAAGTGGGAGTTGCCATAACTGCTTCTACATTAACAACAGTAGCCGTTTTCTTACCAATGAGTTTATTGAATGGGGGACTTCAGGAATTCCTTTTACCATTTGCATTAACGGTTACCTATTCTTTACTAGCTTCATTAATCGTTGCTTTAACGGTTGTCCCACTGATGAGTGCGGGATTATTGAAGAATGCTAAAATTCCTGAGCATAAACCAGCCGTTCGTTTCCCTAAAATGGTTACTTGGTCTTTAAACCATAAATGGATCATATTCTTAGTTTCTATCCTTCTCTTCGTCGGTTCTATAGGAGCTTACTTCATCATCCCTAAAGGGGCGGTTGATAGTTCGTCTGCTGACTATGTCAGTGTCACACTTAGTTATCCAAGTGATACACCAATTGAAAGAGTGAAGGAAAAAACAATTGAGTTAGAATCATCGATATTAGATATGGAAGAGGTTCAACACGTATTTGCTCAAGTTGGTTCTCCTCCTGAAGCAGCACAGTATGGGTGGGTGGGTTCCTCCACAGAAGCATCTTTTAGTATTTTGCTAGAGGACAAAAAAGATACGAACTTTATAGCCAAGGAAATGGAAAAGCAAAAAGACCAATATCCTGGTGCACTATTCGAAGTAAGTACAGCTTCTTTTATGATGGGAGGAGCTAGTACAAATATTACAATTGATGTTGTCGGAGAAGATATATCTGAACTAGAGGGTGTAGCGACAGCTATTAAGGAAAAGGTACAAAACTTGGACGGTGTAGAGGAAGTCACTACCAACCAGGATGAAAAGAAAACTGTACATTCACTAATTGTGGACCCTTCCAAAGGAAATACAGAACAAATTGCACAACAGTTAGCTGTCCTTTTAAACAAAACACCAATCGGAACAATTAGTGTAAACGACAAGCAAAAAACTGTTTTCCTTGAACCTCTTCTAGATACGGTAACACCAGAAGAACTTAAAGATATCCCTGTCATGACAAATGAAGGGATGGTCCCTATCTCCTCCGTTGCAACATTGCAAAGCGAAGAGAGATCAACTAACCAGGTCCATAAAGATGGAGATGCCTACCTTCGAGTAACAGCATCTGTTGATCCTTCCAAACTTTCAGAAATCGCTAGTGCAGTTAACTTAGAGATATTCGGAGATCAAAAGGATAAAGAAGGAATGGATATTCCTGAAAATGTCGAGGTTTTAATAGGTGGTTCGAGTAGTCAACAAGCTGAAGATTTTGCAGATTTATTCTTAATAATGCTTGTTTCCATTGGAATTGTATTCTTAATAATGGTCATTACTTTTAAGTCAATCAGAGCACCAATTGCCATTCTTTGCTCTCTACCATTAGCAGCAATCGGCGCCGTATTAGGAATTCTTATTAGTCGAATTCCAGTGGATATTACAGCACTCCTTGGTGCATTAATGCTCATTGGTATCGTCGTAACAAATGCAATTGTACTGTTAGACCGAGTAAAACAAAACGAACAAAAAATGATACTTCGCGATGCGCTTGTGGAGGCAGCTGCAACAAGAATGAGACCAATCTTCATGACGGCAATCGCAACCATCTGTGCAATGCTTCCTCTATTGCTGAAAAAAGCCGAAACAGGAAGCCTAGTATCACAAAGTCTTGCTATCGTTGTTATTGGTGGATTAGCTATGGCAACCCTCCTGACGTTAATAGTAATTCCATGTATTTATGAATTGCTTTATTTTAGAAAATCTAAGAAACAGCGAGTGGCTCAAGCAGCTGATCAAGAGGCTTCTTCTTAA
- a CDS encoding DUF3169 family protein: protein MKTVIQILISAVIGFIVATLMLNNFTLDLFKYADAIVVIILFIIVILLGVSFKIYWQVKKLHNTEADGDEEDEVDLLIYKKFADHSFFIHSSIVLSVLVLCTTLITSQSVYLTIIAIVTMILSYLFTIYMTNLIRLIYPERNIPNISDSKYEEKILEIADEGEKHVMFIGFYKSYNLMNVALFIAIVLSTLYSVTTNHSQLFSIIVMSFVLIIVNGKYCFSVRNK, encoded by the coding sequence ATGAAAACGGTGATACAAATTTTAATCTCTGCTGTAATTGGATTTATTGTGGCAACACTTATGTTAAATAATTTCACGCTAGACCTTTTCAAATATGCGGATGCGATTGTTGTAATTATTTTATTTATCATTGTCATATTGCTAGGAGTTAGCTTTAAAATATATTGGCAAGTGAAAAAACTGCATAACACTGAAGCTGACGGGGATGAAGAAGATGAAGTGGATTTATTAATATATAAAAAATTTGCTGATCACTCATTTTTTATTCATTCTAGTATTGTATTATCGGTGCTGGTTTTATGTACAACACTTATTACATCACAAAGTGTATACTTGACGATTATTGCCATAGTTACTATGATACTTAGTTATTTGTTTACGATATACATGACAAACTTAATCCGATTAATATATCCTGAACGCAATATCCCAAACATATCAGATTCCAAGTATGAAGAAAAAATTTTAGAAATTGCAGATGAAGGTGAAAAACATGTAATGTTTATTGGATTCTATAAATCTTATAATTTAATGAATGTTGCGTTATTCATTGCCATTGTACTATCTACTTTGTATTCAGTAACTACGAATCATTCTCAGTTATTCTCTATTATTGTAATGAGTTTTGTATTAATAATTGTAAATGGGAAGTATTGTTTTTCTGTTAGGAATAAATGA
- a CDS encoding helix-turn-helix transcriptional regulator translates to MKTRLKELRARDGLNQTQLAKLTKVSRQTISLIEREEFIPSLLIAARIARVFNEPVESIFLIEEDEL, encoded by the coding sequence ATGAAAACTCGACTGAAAGAACTAAGGGCACGTGATGGGTTGAACCAAACGCAGCTTGCCAAGCTTACTAAAGTTTCAAGGCAAACGATTAGTTTAATTGAACGGGAAGAATTTATTCCTTCCTTATTAATCGCTGCTCGAATTGCACGTGTTTTTAATGAACCTGTGGAAAGTATATTTTTGATTGAGGAGGATGAATTATAA